Part of the Catalinimonas alkaloidigena genome, TAGGCGACTCCCTGTTCGATCTCTTTCCGCGCATCGGTATAGAGTCTGACCGCCCAGGCCTTGGCTTCCAGAATCTTGTACTGCATCACGTACAGCTCTTTTGCTTGCGCAGTAGGCAGGCGCCAGCTTAACGAATGGCGCGTCAGCAACTGCAACGTATCCACGCAGTAATGAATCAGGTGGGCAGGCGAGGCGCGTGTCAGCTCACGGCCGTCCAGCGTGTACCAGCGTACTTCCTCCGGGTACAGGCGAATCTCGAAATCATCGGCGTTTTCGTCACTCCAAAGGGCTTTCTTGTTAAGGGGGGAGAAAACAAAAGGCCCTACCTCCACATAGCCCAGCTTGTTGCTGAACATGAGGGTTCTGTTCTTCCCGATTTCTATTTCAACACTTTCTGAACTTGACATGGGGCTTGACACAGCTGTTTTTAAGACTGCAAACAACCTTTCGGAAAGCCGGCTCGCGCGCTTGCTGATGCGTTCGTAGATTTCCCAGCAAATTCTACGTTTGCGCATACAACGAATCACTTTATGCAGATAAGATAATGACATTACAACCCGGAGTTGAGCCTACAGACCGCTACTTCCCAGCATGATTGGTAGCAGTTGGGCAGAAGATCAGGGGTAGTGTTTTTGATCGTTACCAGACGATTGGCGTTTGCACAAACGCGAACGGCCCGATACGTACCAGCGTACAGCATTTTCATATCTCTCGCATTCCCTTATCGCTTCCTCGGGAGGAAGCGTCGATGCTGTTATACAATATTACGAGAGATCTGGTCTGGAAATCAGGCGATTAAAAGATTTTTACTACCTCCGTGCAAATTGCAGGTTATCGTACCGATATTGTGGAGCTCGCAACGCCGTTCTCACGCTACCGACCGTCGAAGGGGGGGAGGCAGCGGGTTGTCCTCCTCCGAAGAGGGCGGCCTCACGCCGGTTGATGGCATGGCCTCGGCCCTGTAAAGAGCCGGCGGACCCACTCCCAGAAGCTTGCTCTCGGCAGGAAAGGCAGCGAGTGAACCTGGCGCAACCATAGTGGTTACCGGCCCAGCAAGCGCAGCCCTCAAAACCGAGTGGGTGGTGCACGGGCAAACCATTACGGGTCAGGAAGCCCTACACGCGCTAGCGTTCATGCGGAGGAACCTACTGCTAAATCGCATCTACATGAAAATCCTTTTGCCACACACGATTGAAAACACGACCGGAGAGAAAATCACCTTCTTGAGAATTACCGTCAAAGACGGTGTGGAGTACCTGGAAGGAGAAAATGAAGTGCAGCCTAACGCCGGCCCGCCGATGCACGTGCACTACCAGCAGGACGAATCCTTCACCGTGATGGCGGGGAAACTAGGGTATCAGACGTGGGGACAAGAGAAAAAATACGCCGGCCCTGGCGAAACGGTGCTGTTTAAAGCGGGTGTACCTCATAAATTCTGGAACGCTGGCCCTGACTTACTGCACTGCACCGGATACATCAGCCCTGCCGGGAATTTAGATTACTTCCTCACGCAACTCTTCCAGTCGTCCAAGGAAAACGGCGGCCGGCCTGGAATCTTTGATGCCGCGTTTTTGCTCAATCGCTACAAATCGGAATTCGGCTTGTTGGAAATTCCGCAAGTTGTCCAAAAGACCCTGTTTCCTGGGGCCTTGTTGCTGGGTAAGCTTCTGGGAAAATACAAGAAATTTAAGGAGGCACCCCCTGCGATGTAAAAAAGGCAGCCCGCTGCCTTCGCTGCCGTTTTGGGGACAACACTGCCGACCTTGGTTCCTGGAAGACATAAACCTATAGCGCCAAGCATCGAAGA contains:
- a CDS encoding cupin domain-containing protein, coding for MKILLPHTIENTTGEKITFLRITVKDGVEYLEGENEVQPNAGPPMHVHYQQDESFTVMAGKLGYQTWGQEKKYAGPGETVLFKAGVPHKFWNAGPDLLHCTGYISPAGNLDYFLTQLFQSSKENGGRPGIFDAAFLLNRYKSEFGLLEIPQVVQKTLFPGALLLGKLLGKYKKFKEAPPAM